In the genome of Pseudoglutamicibacter cumminsii, one region contains:
- a CDS encoding IclR family transcriptional regulator: MSDVSQATRNEPILERAIRILDCFDHQHPTLTVAQISELSGIPRTTTYRIVNQLEELGLLLRDEHGEYLPGLRLWEIGNRGSCIKTVAQVAHLHMLHVHSIVRTGVHFSILEDNEMLIVEYVCEQEGADYIGVHRGMRLPVHDTATGMATLAYSSMSVVSEYMEEHGEAMTTAHPQLRHEVETIRSQGYARYPGFVHENTEVLAVPVIGPHGHAIGAIAVILTDPAEEPASLIESLQKASSSITQDMLERVGTFLPPKVPKLPGR, from the coding sequence ATGAGCGACGTCAGCCAGGCAACACGCAACGAGCCCATTCTTGAGCGGGCCATCCGGATTCTGGATTGTTTCGATCATCAACATCCGACCCTCACGGTTGCCCAGATCTCTGAGCTCTCCGGGATCCCACGCACCACGACCTACCGGATTGTGAACCAGCTGGAGGAGCTAGGTTTACTGCTCCGGGACGAGCATGGCGAATATCTGCCAGGTTTGCGCTTGTGGGAGATCGGAAACCGTGGGTCATGCATCAAGACGGTGGCTCAGGTAGCCCACCTACACATGCTTCATGTACACAGCATCGTGCGCACGGGCGTGCATTTCTCGATCCTTGAGGATAACGAGATGCTCATCGTCGAGTACGTGTGCGAGCAAGAGGGAGCCGATTACATTGGAGTCCACCGCGGCATGCGTCTCCCCGTGCACGACACGGCGACCGGGATGGCAACACTCGCTTACTCATCCATGTCGGTGGTTTCGGAGTACATGGAAGAACACGGCGAAGCGATGACCACAGCGCACCCGCAGCTGCGCCACGAGGTCGAGACGATCCGCAGCCAGGGATACGCCCGCTACCCCGGTTTTGTTCACGAGAACACCGAAGTCCTCGCCGTACCGGTGATAGGCCCTCACGGGCATGCGATCGGCGCTATAGCCGTGATCCTCACGGATCCAGCCGAGGAACCTGCCTCGCTGATTGAGAGCCTGCAGAAAGCCTCAAGTAGCATCACGCAGGACATGCTTGAGCGTGTGGGCACGTTCCTCCCGCCGAAGGTACCTAAGCTGCCTGGACGCTGA
- a CDS encoding cold-shock protein, which yields MASGTVKWFNPDKGFGFIAPDDSSDDLFAHFSAIQTTGFRTLEEGQRVEFVVAEGPKGLQATEITPL from the coding sequence ATGGCTTCTGGAACCGTCAAGTGGTTCAACCCGGATAAGGGTTTCGGTTTCATCGCTCCGGATGACTCTTCGGATGACCTGTTCGCTCACTTCAGCGCAATCCAGACGACTGGTTTCCGCACTCTCGAAGAGGGCCAGCGCGTGGAATTCGTTGTAGCTGAAGGCCCTAAGGGTCTGCAGGCTACGGAGATCACCCCGCTCTAA
- a CDS encoding FMN-binding glutamate synthase family protein, translating to MASKKLKKRTWAAIGAAAAVGGVAVRDLIQKKNAVLRNYPVLGHARYQLEKIRPMIQQYFIERDWDGRPFDKTTRDLVNARADGKKAEEAFGTLAEVNEVGFEWMVHSMNPLEPPQTPPRVEVGGPDCSQPYSMSLLNISAMSFGSLSGNAIKALNKGARMGNFAHDTGEGGFTPYHQQGGDLILEIGTGYFGVRDQDGKFDPERFRDVSSNEQIKAVEIKLSQGAKPGLGGVLPGPKVTKEIAEIRGIPEGVKCVSPPGHSAFKTPTELIEFIAKTRELSGGKPTGYKLCVTSVDDVLAMCKAMIEVGTAPDFIVVDGAEGGTGAAPVEFETHMGMPLTQGLMIVHNALVGAGLRDKVKIGASGKIAEGNAIVKRLIQGADFTNSARGMMLALGCIQSLRCAEGTCPVGVATQNPRLERGLDVDVKAERVYNFHQATVAQAVKIMASMGVTRVEDLSPAMLRRNVSPDNNDSFARLFTWLEPGELLSDSPRMWKEHWENASSSRYGLGNAKTARA from the coding sequence GTGGCAAGCAAGAAGCTTAAGAAGCGTACGTGGGCTGCGATCGGTGCTGCCGCCGCCGTGGGTGGCGTAGCTGTTCGCGATCTCATCCAGAAGAAGAACGCCGTTCTGCGTAACTACCCTGTCCTGGGGCACGCGCGGTATCAGCTGGAGAAGATCCGCCCGATGATCCAGCAGTACTTCATCGAACGCGACTGGGATGGCCGTCCGTTCGATAAGACGACGCGTGACCTTGTCAACGCACGCGCCGACGGCAAGAAGGCCGAGGAGGCTTTCGGCACGTTGGCTGAGGTCAACGAGGTTGGTTTCGAGTGGATGGTTCACTCGATGAACCCGCTTGAACCGCCACAGACTCCGCCACGCGTTGAGGTGGGTGGCCCGGATTGCTCCCAGCCGTACTCGATGTCGCTACTGAACATCTCAGCGATGAGCTTCGGTTCCCTCTCGGGTAACGCGATCAAGGCGTTGAATAAGGGTGCGCGCATGGGTAACTTCGCGCACGACACCGGCGAGGGTGGCTTCACGCCGTACCACCAGCAGGGCGGCGACCTGATCCTTGAGATCGGTACGGGCTATTTCGGTGTCCGCGATCAGGACGGCAAGTTCGATCCGGAGCGTTTCCGCGATGTTTCAAGCAACGAGCAGATCAAGGCCGTCGAGATCAAGCTGTCCCAGGGCGCTAAGCCTGGCCTGGGTGGTGTTCTGCCTGGCCCTAAGGTCACCAAGGAAATCGCGGAGATCCGCGGCATTCCTGAAGGCGTCAAGTGTGTTTCCCCTCCGGGGCACTCGGCGTTCAAGACCCCAACCGAGCTCATCGAGTTCATCGCCAAGACGCGTGAGCTCTCTGGCGGCAAGCCGACCGGCTACAAGCTGTGCGTGACGTCGGTCGACGACGTCTTGGCTATGTGTAAGGCGATGATCGAGGTTGGCACGGCGCCGGACTTCATTGTGGTCGATGGCGCTGAGGGCGGCACTGGTGCTGCTCCAGTTGAATTCGAAACCCACATGGGTATGCCTCTGACCCAGGGCTTGATGATTGTGCACAACGCACTCGTGGGCGCTGGCTTGCGCGACAAGGTCAAGATCGGCGCTTCCGGCAAGATCGCTGAAGGTAACGCGATCGTCAAGCGCCTGATTCAGGGTGCTGACTTCACAAACTCGGCGCGCGGCATGATGCTCGCGCTGGGTTGCATCCAGTCGTTGCGTTGCGCTGAGGGCACGTGCCCGGTTGGTGTGGCTACGCAGAACCCTCGCCTTGAGCGCGGCTTGGATGTGGATGTGAAGGCTGAGCGCGTCTACAACTTCCACCAGGCGACTGTGGCTCAGGCAGTCAAGATCATGGCTTCGATGGGCGTGACTCGTGTTGAGGACCTCTCCCCTGCGATGCTGCGCCGCAACGTCTCGCCTGACAACAACGATTCGTTTGCACGCCTGTTCACGTGGCTTGAGCCGGGTGAACTGCTCAGCGATTCCCCACGCATGTGGAAGGAACACTGGGAGAACGCGAGCTCGAGCCGCTACGGATTGGGCAACGCCAAGACGGCCCGCGCATAA
- a CDS encoding AI-2E family transporter, which translates to MDQYETRTHIPAAAQKPADVSGSTEANTSHGLPAVEGLPNPWKDRWGRAGARSAQVLLIIALASVLIFGLIQVSVLVIPVLLATILACAAWPLVEWLRRRMSDTWAAVVVVVAAVLVLGGIVGGIATTIATQWSGLVDSAAQGFNQARDLANKWGIQFSSAQMDEALEQVKKFLTSSTFSTGAVAGLSSASMFFAGMGTFIVTIAIFLRDGDKIWTFLHSWVPESAQPTWHTAAVRARDTFGGYVRGTAIIAAVDAAGIALVMLVFGVKLWFPLGVIVFVGGFIPIVGALVSSILAALVALVTNGWIPAVAIIIGSIVVNQLEGNLLQPLVMGSALRVHALVVLFALTAGTVLAGIVGALLAVPLTAAAWAVIKVFTGRESKVDDLAYRQRKKRVRKIAKKRAKRVKQLA; encoded by the coding sequence ATGGATCAGTATGAAACCCGCACCCATATCCCTGCCGCGGCGCAGAAGCCAGCGGATGTCTCCGGGAGCACGGAGGCCAATACGTCGCACGGCTTGCCAGCCGTAGAGGGTCTACCTAACCCGTGGAAGGACCGTTGGGGTCGCGCGGGTGCACGGAGCGCGCAGGTTTTGCTGATCATCGCGCTAGCTTCGGTGCTGATTTTCGGGTTGATCCAGGTTTCCGTTCTCGTCATCCCTGTTCTGTTGGCGACGATCCTGGCGTGTGCCGCATGGCCGCTGGTCGAGTGGTTGCGTCGACGGATGTCCGACACGTGGGCCGCTGTTGTTGTTGTAGTTGCCGCGGTGCTCGTCTTAGGTGGCATCGTGGGCGGGATCGCGACCACGATCGCTACCCAGTGGAGCGGCCTGGTGGATTCTGCGGCGCAGGGCTTCAACCAGGCGCGTGATCTGGCCAATAAGTGGGGCATCCAGTTCAGTTCTGCGCAAATGGATGAGGCGCTCGAGCAGGTCAAGAAGTTCCTGACTAGTTCAACCTTCAGCACGGGCGCTGTTGCTGGTTTGTCTTCTGCGAGCATGTTCTTCGCGGGCATGGGTACGTTCATTGTCACGATCGCGATCTTCTTACGTGATGGCGACAAGATCTGGACTTTCCTGCACTCGTGGGTTCCGGAGTCGGCTCAGCCTACGTGGCACACGGCTGCGGTGCGTGCGCGTGACACGTTCGGCGGCTATGTGCGCGGTACCGCGATTATTGCTGCGGTCGATGCGGCGGGCATCGCGCTGGTCATGCTCGTCTTTGGCGTGAAGTTGTGGTTCCCGCTGGGCGTCATTGTCTTTGTGGGTGGCTTCATCCCGATTGTGGGTGCGCTGGTTAGTTCGATCTTGGCCGCGCTCGTCGCCTTGGTGACGAACGGCTGGATTCCTGCTGTTGCGATCATCATCGGTTCGATTGTGGTGAATCAGCTCGAGGGTAACCTGTTGCAGCCGCTTGTGATGGGTTCGGCGTTGCGAGTTCACGCTCTCGTGGTGTTGTTCGCGTTGACGGCCGGTACTGTTCTTGCCGGAATCGTCGGTGCTTTGCTTGCGGTTCCGCTGACTGCTGCGGCGTGGGCTGTCATCAAGGTCTTCACGGGCAGGGAGTCCAAGGTGGATGATCTTGCGTATCGCCAGAGAAAGAAGCGGGTCCGTAAGATCGCCAAGAAGCGCGCTAAGCGAGTCAAGCAGCTCGCTTAA
- a CDS encoding RNA-binding S4 domain-containing protein, with protein sequence MKARIDAWLWSVRVYKTRSEATTACRAGHIRVNGDPVKAAYTIKPGDNVRIRRHGFDRHLQVVKPLVKRVSAQVAATAYIDHTPERVKPAIPAVPVRPRGSGRPTKKERRQMDQLRASWVPSVENIEDLDLS encoded by the coding sequence ATGAAGGCTCGTATTGATGCGTGGTTGTGGTCCGTGCGCGTCTATAAGACGCGTTCGGAAGCCACGACTGCGTGCCGGGCGGGGCATATTCGCGTCAATGGGGATCCCGTCAAAGCTGCTTATACGATCAAGCCGGGCGATAATGTCCGGATTCGAAGGCACGGCTTTGACCGGCATTTGCAGGTCGTGAAACCGCTGGTCAAACGTGTTTCAGCCCAAGTAGCAGCGACCGCATACATCGACCACACTCCAGAGCGCGTCAAACCTGCGATTCCCGCCGTTCCTGTCCGGCCACGCGGATCCGGCCGCCCCACGAAAAAGGAACGCCGCCAGATGGACCAGCTACGCGCATCGTGGGTTCCTTCTGTTGAAAACATCGAGGATCTAGATCTCAGTTGA
- a CDS encoding LLM class flavin-dependent oxidoreductase, producing the protein MATSTASSSSSVPTKAPALSLLDLVPARRNDSPQQPFMNAVELAQAAERSGYETMYYAEHHNMGEIASTATAVLMGHVAARTETLGVGAAGVMLTNHAPLVVAEQFKMLEALYPGRIQLGLGRAPGTDQATVRALRRSPDAAEHFPSDVMELLGYLDGPSRIPGVEAYPATPDSTIPVTILGSSLYGAQLAAKLGLPYSFASHFAPTHLHEAIKVYREEFKPSERLEKPRVTVAAGVVAAPTASEANDQFQFALRRRVQSMLGRNRSQPFTEAEINQILQMPAGNQVRNMMSYSAVGTPDRVVEQLRQMAEETQADELILSYHAISHEDRLASVISTGEAWSK; encoded by the coding sequence ATGGCTACTTCAACGGCGTCCTCTTCGTCTTCTGTTCCAACCAAAGCTCCGGCGTTGTCCTTGCTGGATCTTGTTCCGGCCCGCCGCAATGACAGCCCGCAACAACCGTTTATGAATGCGGTTGAGCTCGCGCAGGCGGCTGAGCGTAGCGGTTACGAAACCATGTACTACGCCGAGCACCACAACATGGGTGAGATCGCGTCGACGGCTACCGCGGTTTTGATGGGGCACGTGGCCGCACGCACTGAAACTTTGGGGGTAGGCGCGGCTGGCGTGATGCTCACGAACCACGCGCCGCTCGTTGTGGCCGAGCAGTTCAAGATGCTCGAGGCGCTCTACCCTGGCCGGATCCAGTTGGGTCTGGGCCGCGCTCCAGGCACGGATCAGGCTACGGTGCGCGCGCTGCGCCGCTCCCCTGATGCCGCGGAGCACTTCCCATCCGATGTCATGGAGTTGCTCGGTTATCTGGATGGGCCGTCGCGCATCCCTGGGGTTGAGGCTTATCCGGCGACACCGGATTCCACTATCCCGGTCACGATTCTGGGTTCCTCCCTCTATGGTGCTCAGCTGGCGGCCAAGTTGGGCCTCCCGTATTCGTTTGCGTCGCATTTTGCGCCGACGCACCTGCATGAAGCCATCAAGGTGTACCGCGAAGAGTTCAAACCGTCCGAACGACTGGAGAAGCCTCGCGTCACGGTCGCGGCTGGCGTTGTGGCAGCACCGACGGCATCTGAGGCTAACGATCAGTTCCAGTTCGCACTGCGCCGCCGCGTCCAATCGATGCTGGGACGGAACCGTTCGCAGCCATTCACCGAGGCTGAAATCAATCAGATTTTGCAGATGCCCGCCGGCAACCAGGTGCGCAACATGATGAGCTACTCCGCTGTGGGGACGCCGGATCGAGTGGTTGAGCAGCTGCGTCAGATGGCTGAGGAGACTCAGGCTGATGAGTTAATCCTTTCGTACCATGCGATTAGCCACGAGGACCGCCTGGCATCCGTCATTTCCACGGGTGAGGCGTGGTCGAAATAG
- a CDS encoding acyl-CoA dehydrogenase family protein gives MSDASFTTPQPSPSRPASLTEPDYDLYPTGPDAPNVDPAGVFNDLPEAAQAVRERARTFALEKVAPVIDDFWHRGEYPAHLTKELGEADLLRDGIGVDGRESTSRLEAAMVGMELGRVDLSISTIVGVQGGLALRSVDLCGSEEQKQKWGPALAEGSVAGAFALTEPTHGSDSIGLETSATKVDGGWRITGAKKWIGNGAIGPEFGAPAMSIVWARDTDDGQVKGFIVPQDSEGYSAFHLKEKLALRCLWQAEIDLQDVFVPDENVLPGAQSFKNTAQVLFATRLGVAWAAVGAAMGAYEVAAQYASKRTQFGRPLAHSQIVNERLARMQSTLVQAQLLARHCTELEDRGELSGELASLAKFTATRAARSIAADARDLLGGNGILIKNRVARHFADIEALHTYEGTETVQALLIGRGVKGKSTFTG, from the coding sequence TACGATCTGTACCCAACCGGCCCGGACGCACCGAATGTCGACCCGGCGGGTGTCTTCAACGACCTTCCGGAGGCCGCACAGGCTGTGCGCGAACGTGCGCGCACTTTCGCGCTTGAGAAGGTTGCGCCGGTCATCGACGATTTTTGGCATCGCGGCGAATACCCAGCTCACCTGACCAAGGAACTGGGCGAAGCTGATCTGCTGCGTGACGGCATCGGGGTCGATGGCCGCGAAAGCACGAGCCGCCTCGAAGCCGCGATGGTCGGCATGGAGCTCGGCCGCGTTGACCTCTCGATCTCGACCATCGTGGGCGTCCAGGGTGGTTTGGCGTTGCGTTCGGTTGACTTGTGCGGTTCGGAGGAACAGAAGCAGAAGTGGGGCCCGGCACTCGCTGAGGGCAGCGTCGCGGGCGCGTTCGCTCTAACGGAGCCGACTCACGGTTCCGATTCGATCGGCCTCGAGACTTCGGCTACCAAGGTCGATGGTGGCTGGCGCATCACTGGAGCCAAGAAGTGGATCGGTAACGGCGCTATCGGCCCAGAGTTTGGCGCTCCTGCGATGTCGATTGTGTGGGCCCGCGATACCGACGACGGCCAGGTCAAGGGCTTCATTGTTCCGCAGGATTCGGAGGGCTACAGCGCGTTCCACTTGAAAGAAAAGCTGGCTTTGCGTTGCTTGTGGCAGGCGGAGATTGATCTGCAGGACGTGTTTGTTCCGGATGAGAACGTACTGCCGGGTGCGCAATCGTTCAAGAATACGGCCCAGGTTTTGTTCGCTACCCGCCTTGGTGTTGCGTGGGCGGCTGTTGGTGCCGCTATGGGCGCGTACGAGGTGGCCGCGCAGTATGCGAGCAAGCGGACGCAGTTTGGCCGTCCACTCGCGCATTCTCAGATTGTGAATGAGCGTTTGGCGCGCATGCAGTCCACGCTCGTGCAGGCGCAGCTTTTGGCGCGTCACTGCACTGAGTTGGAGGATCGCGGCGAGCTTTCGGGTGAGCTCGCATCGCTCGCTAAGTTCACCGCTACGCGTGCGGCGCGCTCTATTGCGGCCGATGCGCGTGACCTCTTGGGCGGCAACGGCATCTTGATCAAGAACCGGGTGGCTCGTCACTTCGCGGACATCGAGGCATTGCACACGTATGAGGGCACGGAAACGGTTCAGGCCCTGTTGATCGGCCGTGGCGTTAAGGGCAAGTCGACCTTCACCGGCTAA
- a CDS encoding alpha/beta fold hydrolase produces MSYAINPTDGTRIYYEVTGDGPVLIFLHGSALSRVIWRGLGYLKGLPGYTHIRIDARGHGKSDKPHEPEAYAMERMAEDVLAVMDAEQIASAGIVGYSLGARTGWQLMTTAPSRFSTFVALGGSHRKQTGEIKNIFYPGYLETLKNGDIDAFVAGFGPGLDQATALAFKANDPLALYAMFTEMENAERSIPDTLIAQVSAPVLTMAGDQDPRRYSDSQDQAQIAQNCRFHPLPGRNHAGTLFYAQDNLAVIKPFLDKNYPGLS; encoded by the coding sequence GTGAGCTACGCAATCAATCCCACCGACGGAACCCGTATCTACTACGAAGTGACAGGCGACGGGCCAGTGCTGATCTTCCTGCACGGGTCCGCTTTGTCACGCGTTATCTGGCGCGGGCTCGGATACCTCAAAGGGCTACCTGGCTACACTCACATCCGCATCGATGCGCGAGGCCACGGGAAATCCGATAAACCCCACGAGCCAGAAGCGTATGCGATGGAACGGATGGCCGAAGACGTGCTCGCGGTCATGGACGCTGAACAGATCGCCAGCGCCGGCATCGTCGGCTACTCACTCGGCGCGCGCACTGGCTGGCAGCTCATGACGACGGCCCCATCCCGGTTCTCAACGTTCGTCGCGCTAGGTGGGAGCCACCGGAAGCAAACCGGCGAGATCAAAAATATTTTCTACCCCGGCTACCTCGAAACCCTCAAAAACGGCGACATCGACGCGTTCGTTGCCGGCTTCGGGCCAGGGCTCGACCAAGCAACCGCGCTCGCATTCAAAGCCAATGACCCGCTTGCCCTCTACGCGATGTTCACTGAGATGGAAAACGCTGAGAGGAGCATTCCGGACACGCTCATCGCGCAAGTCAGCGCGCCCGTGCTCACGATGGCCGGAGACCAAGACCCGCGGCGTTACTCCGATTCGCAAGACCAGGCGCAGATCGCCCAGAACTGCCGGTTCCATCCGCTACCTGGACGCAACCACGCAGGAACCCTGTTCTATGCGCAAGACAACCTTGCCGTCATCAAGCCGTTCCTGGACAAGAACTACCCAGGGCTGAGCTAG
- a CDS encoding enoyl-CoA hydratase/isomerase family protein encodes MSIHSEQVDVSVHQGLGLIRLNRPDKLNALMPDMVEAIHSSLRAWRYNGDVKAIALLGEGSRGFSAGGDLQNFRRALLAGEAEQMLGILAAEFELAAAVQTYPKPVVSFMTGVTMGAGFGIASAASVRIVTPDSRLAMPEVRVGYVPDVGGSLWLGRAPGRIGEHLALTGDSIGAGDAVEFGLADFCIAQDAVEEVLSSIADLCALPGQDLAMGLQIMHGLPQRSELNVQRAWIDEAYAGSDVAEILARLDASPWPAAAEAAERIRANSPIACETALQLVRESRAEDELRGALEREHRAASYVMDTPDVVEGIRALLVDKDKAPRWSVPRAEDVDTDRIARMLEPQDDELGLWDDGEEGGW; translated from the coding sequence ATGTCGATACACAGCGAGCAAGTAGATGTCAGCGTGCATCAAGGGTTGGGTCTGATCCGCCTGAATCGGCCTGACAAACTGAACGCCCTCATGCCCGATATGGTCGAGGCCATTCACAGTTCCCTGCGCGCTTGGCGATACAACGGTGACGTCAAAGCGATCGCGCTCCTTGGCGAAGGCTCCCGCGGCTTCAGCGCAGGCGGCGACCTACAGAATTTCCGACGCGCACTACTCGCCGGCGAGGCCGAACAGATGCTGGGCATCCTCGCCGCCGAGTTCGAGCTCGCCGCCGCCGTCCAGACCTACCCTAAGCCTGTTGTTTCTTTCATGACCGGCGTGACGATGGGCGCTGGCTTTGGCATCGCATCGGCGGCTTCGGTGCGGATCGTGACCCCGGATTCGCGGCTTGCGATGCCGGAGGTGCGGGTCGGTTATGTCCCCGACGTCGGTGGTTCGCTGTGGCTCGGCCGTGCGCCGGGTCGGATTGGCGAGCACCTTGCGTTGACGGGTGATTCCATCGGTGCGGGTGACGCCGTTGAGTTCGGTCTCGCGGATTTCTGCATCGCGCAGGATGCGGTTGAAGAGGTTTTGTCTTCGATTGCTGATTTGTGTGCGTTGCCAGGGCAGGACTTGGCGATGGGCTTGCAGATCATGCATGGGCTTCCACAGCGTTCTGAACTGAATGTTCAGCGCGCGTGGATTGATGAGGCGTACGCGGGCAGCGATGTCGCAGAGATTCTGGCGAGGCTGGATGCTTCACCATGGCCGGCTGCGGCGGAGGCCGCTGAGCGGATCCGGGCTAACTCCCCGATTGCGTGCGAGACTGCGCTGCAACTCGTGCGGGAGTCTCGCGCTGAGGATGAGTTGCGGGGCGCCCTTGAGCGCGAACATCGTGCCGCGTCTTACGTCATGGACACCCCTGATGTTGTTGAGGGTATCCGTGCGCTACTCGTTGATAAAGATAAGGCGCCGCGGTGGTCGGTGCCGCGAGCTGAGGACGTCGATACTGACCGGATCGCACGCATGCTTGAGCCGCAGGACGATGAGCTTGGCCTATGGGATGACGGCGAGGAAGGTGGCTGGTGA